The Fusobacterium varium genome window below encodes:
- a CDS encoding dihydrodipicolinate synthase family protein, translating to MRNVEKYQGIIPAFYACYDNEGNISVEGVQKLTQHLLDKGVKGVYVGGSSGECIYQSVAERKLVLENVMKIAKGKMTVIAHIACNNTRDSQELAAHAESLGVDAIAAIPPIYFKLPEHGIAKYWNDMSAAAPNTDFIIYNIPQLAGVSLTMSLLKEMMKNPRVIGVKNSSMPVQDIQMFKDELGAERVVFNGPDEQLLSGLAMGADGGIGGTYGVMPELYLEIERLFKAGEIAKAREIQYEACRIIYAMCGCKGNLYAVMKAILKMREGIDCGSVRNPLPELVAEDMPKVEACAKMIDAAYSKFF from the coding sequence ATGAGAAATGTGGAAAAATACCAAGGAATAATACCAGCATTTTATGCTTGTTATGACAATGAAGGAAATATCAGCGTTGAAGGAGTACAAAAATTAACTCAACACTTATTAGATAAAGGGGTAAAAGGAGTATATGTTGGAGGATCATCAGGAGAATGTATCTATCAAAGCGTAGCTGAACGTAAATTAGTTCTAGAAAACGTAATGAAAATAGCAAAAGGAAAAATGACTGTAATAGCTCATATTGCTTGTAACAACACAAGAGATAGCCAAGAGTTAGCAGCTCATGCAGAATCATTAGGTGTAGATGCAATAGCAGCAATCCCACCAATCTACTTTAAACTACCTGAACACGGAATCGCAAAATATTGGAATGATATGTCAGCAGCAGCACCTAATACTGACTTTATAATCTACAATATTCCTCAATTAGCAGGAGTATCATTAACAATGTCATTATTAAAAGAAATGATGAAAAACCCTAGAGTAATAGGAGTTAAAAACTCATCAATGCCAGTACAAGACATTCAAATGTTCAAAGATGAACTAGGAGCAGAAAGAGTAGTATTCAATGGTCCAGACGAACAATTATTATCAGGACTAGCTATGGGAGCTGATGGAGGAATCGGTGGAACATATGGAGTAATGCCTGAATTATACTTAGAAATAGAAAGATTATTCAAAGCAGGAGAAATTGCAAAAGCAAGAGAAATTCAATATGAAGCATGTAGAATAATCTATGCAATGTGTGGATGTAAAGGAAACTTATACGCAGTAATGAAAGCAATCTTAAAAATGAGAGAAGGAATAGATTGTGGAAGCGTAAGAAATCCATTACCAGAATTAGTAGCAGAAGATATGCCAAAAGTAGAAGCTTGTGCAAAAATGATCGATGCTGCATATTCTAAATTCTTCT
- a CDS encoding MurR/RpiR family transcriptional regulator has protein sequence MIKIKKNVLFHITNEYPTFSKSLKKIADYILSNTAQPQYLSIHQLADICDVSESSVFRLCQILGFNGYKEFKYALAEANSATLTDGGIEAYAEILPEDSFGEMAKKLFAYNVASINQTLQLIDKEAYCQAAKHLKAAKHVYCFGQGASGIMAQELWGRFITVSSNFSYITDPHLQTIVTANCDKDDVIVLFSYSGATQDGPRLLSEAKIRGAKTILITHYRKSFASEFADIILLCGSRETPKQTGSIAAKMAQLFVIDLLFNEFYRLNPIEAEEAIKRTSVAMETKLLHENSKK, from the coding sequence GTGATTAAAATAAAGAAGAATGTGCTTTTTCATATAACAAATGAGTACCCTACTTTTAGTAAATCTCTAAAAAAAATAGCTGATTATATTCTTTCAAATACTGCACAGCCACAATATCTATCTATACATCAATTAGCTGATATTTGTGATGTCAGTGAGTCATCTGTTTTTAGACTTTGTCAAATATTAGGGTTTAATGGTTATAAAGAATTTAAATATGCCCTTGCTGAAGCTAATAGTGCTACTCTTACTGATGGTGGAATAGAGGCTTATGCTGAAATACTTCCTGAAGATTCATTTGGAGAGATGGCAAAAAAACTATTTGCTTACAATGTAGCTTCAATCAACCAAACTTTACAACTAATTGATAAAGAAGCTTATTGCCAAGCTGCAAAACATCTAAAAGCTGCAAAACATGTTTACTGCTTTGGTCAAGGTGCAAGTGGAATTATGGCTCAAGAGTTGTGGGGACGTTTTATAACTGTTTCTAGTAACTTTTCATATATCACTGATCCTCACTTACAAACTATTGTAACTGCTAATTGTGATAAAGATGATGTTATAGTTCTTTTCTCATATTCTGGGGCAACTCAAGATGGACCTAGACTTTTATCTGAAGCTAAAATAAGAGGAGCTAAAACTATTCTTATTACACATTATAGAAAAAGTTTTGCTAGTGAATTTGCTGATATAATTCTACTTTGTGGTTCTAGAGAAACACCTAAACAAACTGGAAGTATCGCTGCTAAAATGGCTCAACTATTTGTTATAGATCTTTTATTTAATGAATTTTATAGACTTAATCCTATTGAAGCTGAAGAAGCAATAAAAAGAACTTCTGTCGCTATGGAAACAAAATTATTACATGAAAATAGTAAAAAATAG